The following are encoded in a window of Caldicellulosiruptor danielii genomic DNA:
- a CDS encoding ABC transporter substrate-binding protein, translated as MVWITRSRPMEFTDDNNNTVGFDVDLANEIAKKLGAKLKIVAVDWSGIQSALKSKKFDAIISCFSITDERKKAFNLAGPYLYIRQVIAVKRGDNSIKSFEDLKGIKIGVQANTTGDSAVQKMKFINY; from the coding sequence TTGGTATGGATAACACGTTCCCGCCCAATGGAGTTTACTGATGATAACAACAACACAGTAGGGTTTGACGTTGACTTGGCAAATGAGATAGCTAAAAAGCTTGGTGCAAAGTTAAAGATTGTTGCAGTTGACTGGAGCGGAATCCAGAGCGCTTTAAAGTCCAAAAAGTTTGATGCTATTATTTCATGCTTTAGTATCACAGATGAGAGAAAGAAAGCTTTCAATTTAGCAGGGCCATACCTTTACATTCGTCAGGTTATTGCTGTAAAAAGGGGTGACAACTCAATCAAAAGTTTTGAAGATTTAAAAGGGATTAAGATAGGCGTTCAAGCAAACACAACAGGTGACAGTGCTGTTCAAAAGATGAAGTTTATAAACTATTAG
- a CDS encoding S-layer homology domain-containing protein — protein MKVFQKTLICLILVAVILWQPKVFAADVFCKVEYYFNGSNNMKVVLYSKTNKTYYVKGFTRDSDRQLTVYFSDKKTFSSESNSVLIPQSMFILPVRVILMPSDGSLLFSDIKNSPYKNHILFLASVGKIDGYKDGTFRPKNIVTRQEFVKLFVNVFDIKIEKNIKKYSFSDIQNCWAKSEIETLYKMGIITGVKDKQNRLVFRPNDGVTYEQAFAILARYLKLKSFSKNDYKSWANQYINAFVDSRLISADEIKGLKLKSFATREWIAYILSKAVFN, from the coding sequence ATGAAAGTTTTTCAAAAAACTCTTATTTGTTTGATATTGGTAGCAGTAATTTTATGGCAACCCAAGGTTTTTGCAGCAGATGTGTTTTGCAAGGTTGAATACTACTTTAATGGTTCGAATAATATGAAAGTTGTACTGTATTCAAAGACAAATAAGACCTACTACGTAAAAGGATTTACAAGAGATTCAGACAGACAACTGACAGTTTATTTTTCTGACAAAAAAACTTTTTCGTCTGAGTCAAATTCGGTTTTGATTCCACAGAGCATGTTTATCCTGCCAGTTAGAGTAATTCTTATGCCTTCTGATGGTTCTTTGCTGTTTAGTGATATTAAAAATTCGCCATACAAAAACCACATTCTTTTTCTTGCAAGCGTTGGCAAGATTGATGGGTATAAAGATGGCACTTTCAGACCGAAAAATATTGTTACCCGTCAGGAGTTTGTGAAGCTTTTTGTAAATGTGTTTGATATAAAAATAGAAAAGAACATCAAAAAGTATTCTTTTTCTGACATTCAAAACTGCTGGGCAAAATCTGAGATAGAAACCCTTTATAAGATGGGAATTATCACAGGGGTGAAAGATAAACAAAATAGGCTTGTTTTCAGGCCGAATGATGGGGTTACTTATGAGCAGGCATTTGCGATTTTGGCAAGGTATCTTAAGCTTAAGTCTTTCTCAAAAAATGATTACAAGTCGTGGGCAAACCAGTATATAAATGCTTTTGTGGACAGCCGACTTATAAGTGCTGACGAGATAAAAGGGTTGAAGTTAAAGAGTTTTGCAACAAGAGAGTGGATTGCATATATTTTGAGCAAGGCTGTTTTCAATTAA